The proteins below are encoded in one region of Williamwhitmania sp.:
- a CDS encoding thioesterase family protein, with the protein MADFINIPLGVTFESSQLVTENDSAKRYGSGMVDVFATPAMIALMKNACLNAVAPFLPVGYGTVGVEVNVTHTKPTPIGGHVVCKASLVSVDGRRLQFEVIANDDDGEIGKGSHSRFIVDMDKFLQKLKK; encoded by the coding sequence ATGGCTGATTTTATAAATATTCCTTTAGGAGTTACTTTTGAGTCGTCGCAGCTAGTAACCGAAAATGATTCGGCAAAAAGATACGGCTCAGGTATGGTAGATGTTTTTGCAACGCCAGCAATGATTGCGCTAATGAAAAATGCCTGTTTGAATGCAGTTGCTCCTTTTCTTCCTGTAGGTTATGGAACTGTAGGGGTGGAGGTTAATGTTACTCATACAAAGCCAACACCAATAGGCGGTCATGTGGTGTGCAAGGCATCCCTTGTAAGTGTTGATGGCCGAAGGCTTCAGTTTGAAGTCATTGCCAATGATGATGATGGAGAAATAGGGAAGGGGAGCCATAGTCGATTCATTGTCGATATGGATAAGTTTTTACAAAAACTTAAAAAATAA
- a CDS encoding carboxypeptidase-like regulatory domain-containing protein → MKNTYKVLFLSMLLAVSVSLAAENTDKKVNTDATSSSTCSISGQVLDQTTGEALAGVAVKVAGTDKVTYTDFDGKFAFVGLGQGEYTLESSLISYEKGLLNSFEINAGEVKSVEISLNKSK, encoded by the coding sequence ATGAAGAACACTTACAAAGTTTTGTTCCTTTCCATGTTACTTGCAGTGTCAGTATCATTAGCTGCTGAGAACACCGATAAGAAGGTAAATACCGATGCCACGAGTTCTTCAACCTGTTCAATTTCAGGTCAAGTATTAGATCAAACCACTGGTGAGGCCCTTGCAGGGGTTGCTGTAAAAGTTGCTGGTACCGACAAGGTTACCTATACCGATTTTGATGGCAAGTTTGCTTTTGTTGGTTTAGGGCAAGGAGAATATACCTTGGAGTCTTCGCTTATCTCCTATGAAAAAGGGCTTCTAAATAGTTTTGAAATCAATGCTGGCGAAGTAAAAAGTGTTGAAATTTCACTGAATAAGTCGAAATAA
- a CDS encoding AAA family ATPase: MGEMVNIKELNERIQHESSFVDIISMEMNKVIVGQKHLVESLMVGLLSDGHILLEGVPGLAKTLAIKTLASTIDAKFNRIQFTPDLLPADLIGTLIYSQKREAFEVRKGPIFANFILADEINRSPAKVQSALLEAMQERQVTIGEQTFKLEDPFLVLATQNPIEQEGTYPLPEAQVDRFMMKVKISYPKKEEEKLIMRQNLLNKFPTANAALKTEDIARAKSVVKEVYMDEKIERYILDIIFASRYPKEYNLSRLEGMISYGGSPRGSISLALASKAYAFIKRRGYVIPEDVRAVCADVLRHRIGLTYEAEAENLTSDDIIFEILNAVEVP; this comes from the coding sequence ATGGGAGAAATGGTTAACATTAAAGAGCTCAACGAACGCATTCAGCACGAAAGCTCGTTTGTTGATATTATTTCGATGGAAATGAACAAGGTGATTGTTGGACAAAAGCACCTTGTTGAAAGTTTAATGGTGGGGTTGCTCTCCGATGGGCATATTTTGCTCGAAGGTGTTCCCGGTCTAGCCAAAACTTTGGCGATAAAAACGTTGGCAAGTACAATTGATGCCAAGTTTAACCGAATCCAGTTTACCCCTGACTTGTTACCTGCTGACTTGATAGGTACGCTTATCTATAGCCAGAAACGGGAGGCATTTGAGGTTCGTAAAGGTCCAATTTTTGCCAATTTTATTCTTGCTGATGAAATTAACCGTTCTCCTGCAAAAGTGCAGAGTGCCTTACTTGAGGCGATGCAGGAACGACAGGTTACCATTGGTGAGCAAACTTTTAAATTGGAGGACCCATTTTTGGTTCTTGCCACTCAGAACCCGATCGAGCAGGAGGGAACTTACCCGCTTCCAGAAGCGCAGGTTGACCGTTTCATGATGAAGGTGAAAATTAGCTACCCGAAAAAGGAGGAGGAAAAGCTAATCATGAGGCAGAATTTGCTTAACAAATTTCCAACTGCAAATGCAGCTCTCAAAACGGAGGATATTGCAAGAGCTAAGAGTGTTGTTAAAGAGGTATACATGGATGAAAAAATTGAACGTTACATCCTGGATATTATCTTTGCTTCCCGTTATCCTAAGGAATATAACCTTAGCCGTTTGGAGGGAATGATTTCATATGGGGGCTCGCCTCGTGGTTCTATTTCACTTGCCTTGGCATCGAAGGCTTACGCTTTTATTAAGCGTAGAGGCTACGTTATTCCCGAAGATGTTAGGGCTGTTTGTGCCGATGTACTGAGGCATCGTATTGGTTTAACCTACGAAGCCGAGGCCGAAAACCTCACCAGTGACGATATTATATTTGAAATTCTAAATGCTGTTGAAGTTCCATAG
- the truA gene encoding tRNA pseudouridine(38-40) synthase TruA, with protein sequence MGRYFIELSFDGSEYVGWQAQLNGMGVQQVLNGKLSTIFREGVETVGCGRTDAGVHASYFVAHFNASATDIDLEKAKYQLNKILPSSIAVFSISPVSPNAHARFDAVERTYRYYLSHYKNPFNSGFAYYFSQHVDENKMNIAADLLLQMNDFTSFAKLHSDNKTNICKVYKAHWHRENENLLVFTITADRFLRNMVRAIVGTLIDVGRGRISPEQLIEIAEEKNRGAASTSAPALGLFLEDIRYPSTIFNRTRTNTQSLE encoded by the coding sequence ATGGGGCGGTATTTCATTGAGCTTTCTTTCGATGGATCAGAGTATGTTGGCTGGCAAGCGCAGCTAAACGGTATGGGGGTGCAGCAAGTTTTAAATGGCAAACTTTCCACAATATTTCGGGAAGGTGTTGAAACTGTAGGCTGTGGTAGGACCGATGCAGGTGTGCATGCCAGCTATTTTGTAGCTCATTTTAATGCTTCGGCAACAGATATTGATCTAGAAAAAGCAAAGTATCAGCTAAATAAAATTCTTCCAAGCAGTATAGCTGTTTTTAGCATTTCGCCCGTTTCCCCAAATGCACATGCACGATTCGATGCCGTTGAGCGTACATACCGTTACTACCTTTCCCATTACAAAAATCCTTTTAATAGTGGATTCGCCTACTATTTTTCCCAGCATGTTGACGAAAACAAAATGAATATTGCTGCTGATTTGCTGCTACAAATGAATGATTTCACGAGCTTTGCCAAACTTCATTCCGATAACAAAACGAACATTTGCAAGGTTTACAAAGCGCACTGGCATAGAGAAAATGAAAATTTGCTAGTATTCACAATCACCGCCGATCGCTTCCTGAGAAACATGGTTAGGGCAATTGTTGGTACACTTATAGATGTGGGGCGCGGAAGAATTTCGCCTGAGCAGCTAATAGAAATCGCGGAGGAGAAGAATCGTGGAGCAGCAAGTACCTCAGCGCCTGCGCTTGGGCTATTTCTGGAGGACATCAGATATCCTTCGACGATTTTCAATAGAACACGCACCAATACTCAGTCCCTAGAATAG
- a CDS encoding alpha-amylase family glycosyl hydrolase encodes MRSMLKRLRSSYTGLGFAILLATFVLFSSCNNTGNNQPAQKFQVAHPEWSYNATIYEVNLRQYTPSGTLTEFKSHIPELKKLGVKIIWFMPIYPIGEVNRKGSLGSYYSVKDYMKVNPEFGTMEEFKDVVKILHENGMKVILDWVANHTSQDNALITEHPDWYKHDSTGKIVSPFDWTDVAQLDYSKPELQKYMIGAMKYWLTEADVDGFRCDVAGMVPTPFWNKARAEFDKVKPVFMLAEAEQPDLQEYAFDMTYSWEFHHIMNAIAQGKDSIPQLDSCFQKELVTYPKNAFRMRFITNHDENSWNGSEFERMGDAVKAMAALTFVVPGMPLIYSGQEVGMHKRLRFFDKDTINWPNNEWFPFYQKLVELKATNPALLCGEKGADMFRIKSANSKIYAFTRENEQGKVLAIFNFSKNKQSFTLDNEALAGHYVDLFADKATEIDIPAKADFTLGPWGFLIYVKK; translated from the coding sequence ATGAGATCAATGTTAAAACGATTGCGCTCCTCCTACACCGGCCTTGGTTTCGCAATTTTGCTTGCTACTTTCGTGCTCTTTTCTTCCTGTAATAATACAGGAAACAATCAACCTGCACAAAAGTTTCAGGTTGCTCATCCAGAATGGTCATACAATGCAACCATTTATGAAGTAAACCTTAGGCAGTATACTCCAAGTGGCACCTTGACTGAGTTCAAGAGCCATATACCTGAATTGAAAAAACTTGGTGTAAAGATTATCTGGTTTATGCCAATATATCCCATTGGAGAAGTTAACCGCAAGGGATCCCTCGGTAGCTATTATTCTGTAAAGGATTACATGAAAGTTAATCCAGAGTTTGGCACCATGGAAGAGTTTAAGGATGTGGTTAAAATACTGCACGAAAATGGCATGAAGGTGATCCTTGACTGGGTTGCTAATCACACATCACAGGATAATGCTCTAATTACTGAGCATCCCGACTGGTATAAGCATGACTCCACCGGAAAGATTGTTTCTCCCTTTGACTGGACGGACGTGGCTCAGCTCGATTACTCGAAGCCTGAACTGCAAAAGTATATGATAGGGGCCATGAAGTATTGGCTAACAGAGGCTGATGTTGATGGATTCCGCTGCGATGTAGCAGGAATGGTGCCAACGCCATTCTGGAATAAAGCTCGTGCAGAGTTTGATAAGGTAAAACCCGTATTTATGCTTGCCGAAGCGGAACAGCCCGATTTGCAGGAATACGCTTTTGACATGACCTATTCTTGGGAATTTCACCACATTATGAACGCCATTGCTCAGGGGAAGGATTCTATTCCGCAGCTTGACTCTTGCTTCCAAAAGGAGCTGGTAACCTACCCTAAGAATGCTTTTCGTATGCGCTTTATTACCAACCATGATGAGAACAGCTGGAATGGCTCTGAGTTTGAACGGATGGGCGATGCGGTTAAGGCTATGGCTGCTCTTACCTTTGTGGTTCCCGGTATGCCTTTGATTTATAGTGGGCAGGAGGTCGGAATGCATAAAAGACTGCGCTTTTTTGATAAGGATACCATTAATTGGCCCAATAATGAATGGTTTCCGTTCTATCAAAAGTTAGTTGAGCTCAAAGCTACCAATCCAGCACTACTGTGTGGAGAAAAGGGTGCAGATATGTTCCGTATAAAGTCGGCAAACAGTAAGATTTACGCTTTTACACGTGAAAATGAACAAGGGAAGGTGCTGGCTATTTTCAATTTCAGCAAAAATAAACAATCCTTTACCTTGGATAATGAAGCATTGGCTGGCCATTATGTCGACCTGTTTGCAGATAAGGCAACGGAAATAGATATTCCCGCAAAGGCTGACTTTACCCTTGGCCCATGGGGCTTCTTAATTTACGTTAAGAAATAG
- a CDS encoding DUF4301 family protein: MQLSPSDLDQLKQNGISPEKLETQLTNFEKGFPFMEIVAPATVGNGIMFINDSERVKSIERYKRYDGARLKFVPASGAATRMFKDLFECLDEIKKKGRALFDDRSFNSAYAFFEQIRNFAFFPELAKNLRIKGYAVDTLLEQKKYGTILEVLLNKDGMNYGTLPKGLLKFHFYGDTVRTAVEEHLVEGALYARESSGSVSIHLTVSPEHIEGFTHKLKEITAFYENKFGVSYRVSFSVQKKSTDTIAVDVENNPFREPNGQMLFRPGGHGALLDNLNDLIEPLIFIKNIDNIVPDHLKAETVDYKMVIAGLLLEVKELVHSIQQKVSSNEFAESELAKAQQTLLHRYFIKLPDRSDYKNSNLWANALVEFLDKPIRVCGMVRNEGEPGGGPFWVKSKDGHLSLQIVESSQIDLKNSSQKVMFSRSTHFNPVDIVCWTYNFENTKFDLKQFSDPETGFIAQKSKDGRILKAQELPGLWNGSMAQWLTLFVEVPLITFNPVKSVNDLLRPEHQPNPQN; encoded by the coding sequence ATGCAACTATCACCTTCCGACCTTGACCAACTTAAGCAAAATGGTATTTCACCAGAAAAACTTGAAACCCAGCTAACCAATTTCGAAAAAGGATTTCCTTTTATGGAAATAGTGGCTCCTGCTACTGTTGGCAATGGTATAATGTTCATTAACGATTCAGAACGAGTAAAATCTATTGAGCGTTACAAACGCTATGATGGTGCTAGGCTGAAATTTGTTCCTGCGTCGGGTGCAGCAACCAGAATGTTTAAAGACTTGTTTGAATGCCTTGATGAAATAAAGAAGAAAGGACGAGCTTTGTTTGACGATAGGTCGTTCAACTCAGCATATGCCTTCTTTGAGCAGATTCGCAACTTTGCTTTCTTCCCAGAGTTAGCCAAGAATTTAAGAATAAAGGGTTATGCGGTGGACACATTGTTGGAGCAAAAAAAGTATGGTACCATTCTGGAAGTGTTGCTAAATAAGGATGGAATGAATTACGGAACGCTGCCCAAGGGATTGCTGAAGTTTCATTTCTACGGCGATACGGTCCGAACAGCCGTAGAGGAGCACTTGGTTGAGGGTGCACTTTATGCACGCGAATCTTCCGGTAGCGTATCAATTCACCTCACTGTATCGCCGGAGCATATTGAAGGCTTTACGCATAAACTTAAGGAGATTACTGCATTCTATGAAAATAAGTTTGGGGTCTCCTACCGAGTTTCGTTCTCGGTTCAGAAGAAATCTACCGACACCATTGCTGTTGATGTGGAAAATAACCCCTTCAGAGAGCCCAATGGACAAATGCTTTTTCGACCTGGAGGCCATGGTGCACTGCTCGATAACCTAAACGATCTTATTGAGCCATTAATTTTTATAAAAAACATTGACAACATTGTTCCTGACCATTTAAAGGCCGAAACGGTCGATTATAAGATGGTAATTGCTGGATTGCTTTTGGAGGTAAAGGAATTGGTACATTCCATACAGCAAAAAGTTTCTAGCAATGAGTTTGCTGAATCAGAGTTAGCGAAAGCACAACAAACTCTGCTTCACCGATATTTTATAAAGCTACCAGATCGGTCTGATTATAAAAATTCCAATTTGTGGGCAAATGCCTTAGTCGAGTTCCTCGATAAGCCAATTCGAGTATGCGGTATGGTCCGAAATGAAGGGGAACCTGGTGGTGGACCTTTTTGGGTAAAGTCGAAAGATGGTCACCTTTCTCTTCAAATAGTGGAGAGTTCACAAATTGATCTCAAAAACAGCAGTCAAAAGGTGATGTTTTCTCGTTCCACCCATTTTAACCCAGTGGACATCGTTTGTTGGACTTACAATTTTGAAAATACGAAGTTCGACCTCAAGCAATTTAGCGATCCGGAAACTGGGTTTATTGCCCAGAAGTCAAAGGATGGGAGAATTCTTAAGGCACAAGAACTTCCTGGCCTATGGAATGGCTCAATGGCTCAATGGCTAACCCTTTTCGTTGAAGTACCATTAATTACATTCAACCCCGTGAAATCCGTAAATGATCTTTTGCGGCCCGAGCATCAGCCAAATCCGCAAAATTAG
- a CDS encoding FprA family A-type flavoprotein gives MTPLNVKGKVHWIGVNDRRKHLFENMWPLDNGVAYNCYMILDGQTALVDTVELRSGGNFVSKVEGLLKGRTLDYLIINHMEPDHSGEIRSIIERYPSVMLVGNLKTFKIVEAYWGIKENLYMVEDGHTLDLGYHKLKFVITPWVHWPETMMTFDETDGILFSGDAFGSFGTLDGGVFDDEINFDFYEDEMRRYYSNIVGKYSNMVQKAFKKLEGVPVKAVCPTHGPVWRTNPEKVLGLYDKWSKYETEEGVVIIYASMYGSTEELADHIARQLVENGIMNVRVFDVSKTHISHLINAIWKYKGVILGSVAYNSEMFPLMEQLTRELEHMAVKDHLLGIFGSYSWNGGGARSLFKFSENIEWELVAEPVDIYGMPNEEKLDRCSSVAAGMANRLKALRK, from the coding sequence ATGACACCACTTAACGTTAAAGGTAAAGTTCATTGGATTGGAGTGAACGACAGGAGAAAGCACCTGTTCGAAAATATGTGGCCTTTGGATAATGGCGTTGCATACAACTGTTACATGATTCTTGATGGGCAAACAGCATTGGTAGACACAGTAGAGCTGCGATCGGGCGGTAATTTTGTTTCAAAGGTGGAAGGTTTATTGAAGGGTAGAACGCTCGATTATCTAATTATTAACCACATGGAGCCCGACCATTCTGGAGAGATTAGATCCATAATTGAAAGGTATCCATCAGTAATGCTGGTTGGCAACCTCAAAACTTTCAAAATAGTGGAAGCATACTGGGGAATCAAGGAGAATCTTTATATGGTGGAGGATGGTCATACGCTCGACTTGGGTTACCATAAGCTCAAATTTGTTATAACTCCTTGGGTGCACTGGCCCGAAACAATGATGACATTTGATGAAACCGATGGCATTCTATTTTCCGGTGATGCGTTTGGTTCGTTCGGCACCTTAGATGGTGGAGTTTTTGACGATGAAATCAACTTCGATTTTTACGAGGATGAAATGCGTCGCTACTACTCCAACATTGTTGGAAAATATAGCAATATGGTGCAAAAGGCATTTAAAAAGTTGGAAGGCGTTCCCGTAAAGGCCGTTTGCCCGACTCATGGCCCGGTTTGGCGCACTAACCCTGAAAAAGTTCTTGGCCTCTACGATAAGTGGAGCAAATATGAAACGGAGGAGGGAGTGGTAATAATTTATGCTTCCATGTATGGTTCAACGGAGGAACTAGCCGATCATATTGCACGTCAACTGGTGGAAAATGGAATTATGAACGTCCGAGTTTTTGACGTTTCCAAGACACACATTTCTCACTTGATAAATGCAATCTGGAAATATAAGGGCGTAATACTTGGAAGCGTCGCTTACAATTCCGAGATGTTCCCTCTCATGGAGCAGTTAACTAGGGAGTTGGAACACATGGCTGTTAAGGATCATCTCTTGGGTATTTTTGGCTCATATAGCTGGAATGGTGGTGGAGCTAGAAGTTTGTTTAAATTTTCAGAGAATATTGAATGGGAGCTTGTTGCTGAACCGGTAGATATATATGGTATGCCAAACGAAGAAAAGTTAGATAGGTGTAGTTCCGTTGCAGCTGGTATGGCCAATAGGTTAAAAGCATTGCGCAAATAG
- a CDS encoding DUF58 domain-containing protein codes for METTELLKKVRKIEIKTRGLSHHIFAGEYHSAFKGRGMTFSEVREYQYGDDIRNIDWNVTARFNAPFVKVFEEERELTVMLLVDVSGSRIFGSSHQLKKGLMTEIAAVLSFSAIQNNDKIGIIFFSDKVEKFIPPKKGRKHILRIIRELIEFTPESSNTNISEALRFLTNGIKKRCTAFVLSDFVDFKDGELPAPRFFDALRIASNKHDVVAIRVFDNREAALPSVGLLKVRDAETGQERWIDTESSSVREGYSRWWTDSSSSIGETFSKCKVDNVTISTSEDYVKPLIKLFKKR; via the coding sequence GTGGAAACAACTGAGCTATTAAAAAAGGTTCGAAAGATTGAAATTAAAACACGTGGTCTTTCGCATCATATATTTGCTGGTGAATACCATAGCGCCTTCAAGGGGCGTGGTATGACCTTTAGCGAGGTTAGAGAATACCAGTATGGGGATGATATTCGCAATATTGACTGGAATGTTACCGCTCGATTTAATGCGCCATTTGTTAAAGTTTTTGAAGAGGAGCGTGAGTTGACGGTTATGCTGTTGGTCGATGTTAGTGGATCAAGAATATTTGGATCTTCCCATCAACTCAAAAAAGGGTTAATGACTGAAATTGCTGCAGTACTATCATTTTCAGCCATTCAGAATAATGACAAAATTGGAATTATCTTTTTTAGCGATAAGGTTGAGAAATTCATTCCGCCTAAGAAGGGGCGCAAGCATATTCTACGAATTATTCGTGAGCTGATTGAGTTTACACCCGAAAGTAGTAACACCAACATTTCAGAAGCCTTACGTTTTTTAACCAATGGTATAAAAAAACGTTGTACGGCCTTTGTGCTTTCCGATTTTGTCGATTTTAAAGATGGCGAGCTACCAGCACCACGCTTCTTTGATGCACTACGAATTGCAAGCAATAAGCACGATGTCGTAGCCATTAGGGTATTCGATAACCGCGAGGCAGCACTTCCATCTGTAGGTTTGCTTAAGGTTAGAGATGCTGAAACGGGGCAGGAGCGTTGGATTGATACGGAGAGCTCTAGCGTTCGTGAGGGATACTCCCGGTGGTGGACCGATTCTAGCAGCTCAATTGGTGAAACCTTCTCCAAGTGTAAGGTCGATAATGTCACCATTTCCACTAGTGAAGATTACGTTAAGCCGTTGATTAAACTATTCAAGAAACGGTAA
- a CDS encoding acyl-ACP thioesterase domain-containing protein, with protein MEKQSFFGHEIYTVHSSSVDFSKRLSAVALLELFQESACQHSDSLGIGRNYLNDKGLFWALSRITIELGKMPERGDEVVVKTWPKAMDSVFSYRDFLLLNTKDEEVPLAKATSVYVLLDTAARRPQNIEPYTASVPLVTSENAIEARPDKIDALPCAWNYSKGVVRYGDIDMNGQVNVIKYLEWILDSYNWEHHQSNILEKVELNYIADAICGEAYVVNMASKGRGVYLNNVVREEDQKELVRARIHWATR; from the coding sequence ATGGAAAAACAGTCATTTTTTGGTCACGAAATATATACAGTTCACTCTTCATCTGTGGATTTTTCGAAGAGGTTATCTGCAGTGGCATTGCTGGAGCTCTTTCAGGAAAGCGCCTGCCAGCATTCCGATAGTCTGGGCATCGGTCGCAATTATTTAAACGATAAGGGCTTATTCTGGGCTTTAAGCCGCATTACCATTGAGCTAGGGAAAATGCCAGAACGAGGAGATGAGGTTGTGGTAAAAACCTGGCCAAAGGCTATGGACTCTGTTTTCTCCTATCGTGATTTTTTGTTGCTCAACACGAAAGACGAAGAAGTTCCTTTGGCTAAGGCCACTTCAGTTTATGTTCTTCTGGATACTGCCGCTCGGCGTCCTCAAAATATTGAACCCTATACCGCTTCTGTTCCACTTGTTACTAGTGAAAATGCTATTGAAGCCCGACCTGATAAAATTGATGCCTTGCCCTGTGCCTGGAATTACTCCAAGGGAGTTGTTCGATACGGTGACATCGATATGAATGGTCAAGTTAATGTCATTAAATATTTGGAGTGGATTTTAGATAGCTACAACTGGGAACATCATCAAAGTAATATTCTCGAAAAGGTTGAACTTAACTATATTGCAGATGCAATCTGTGGCGAAGCGTATGTGGTTAATATGGCCTCAAAGGGTAGGGGAGTTTATCTTAACAATGTAGTTAGAGAGGAAGACCAGAAGGAATTAGTTCGAGCAAGAATTCATTGGGCAACGCGTTAA